In Pelosinus sp. UFO1, one genomic interval encodes:
- a CDS encoding SemiSWEET family sugar transporter → MGMLAAVLTTFAFFPQVVKTVKTKSTDDLSWTWLIMMIAGVFFWLVYGVFIGSLSLVSANAVTFCSVVILFWVKYSNHRNTEFSREE, encoded by the coding sequence ATTGGAATGTTAGCAGCAGTTTTAACGACTTTTGCATTTTTTCCTCAAGTAGTGAAAACGGTGAAAACAAAATCAACAGATGACTTATCTTGGACTTGGCTGATCATGATGATTGCTGGAGTGTTTTTTTGGCTGGTTTACGGAGTCTTTATTGGAAGCCTTTCTTTAGTTTCTGCGAATGCAGTGACTTTTTGTTCTGTGGTAATACTCTTTTGGGTAAAGTATAGCAATCACCGCAATACGGAATTTAGTAGAGAAGAATAA
- a CDS encoding nitrite reductase, with protein MTIPFANIPFLNKKIKFPVTPHIPGGLTTSAQLRQIAEIADKYEGSLKIVGNTITIIGLNLSDGEKALAELNCQGESFIAKAVRSVAFCPGKPDCPRALQDSSSLGLALDKEFFGQELPGKLRIGVSGCPNCCIEPLVKDIGMYGTAKGYTLAVGGNSGFSAQIATVVAEKVPAEEISSIIQSILTFYRQHGKTKERLGQLITRIGWEQFINETIPSQYKKRLDL; from the coding sequence ATGACAATTCCATTTGCTAACATTCCTTTTTTGAATAAGAAAATCAAGTTTCCTGTTACACCTCATATTCCTGGCGGGTTAACCACCTCTGCGCAACTTAGACAAATTGCAGAGATTGCTGATAAGTATGAGGGCTCTTTAAAGATAGTAGGAAATACGATTACCATTATCGGACTTAACTTGAGTGACGGAGAAAAAGCCCTCGCCGAACTGAATTGTCAGGGGGAATCCTTTATTGCGAAAGCAGTGCGGTCCGTTGCATTTTGTCCTGGTAAACCCGACTGCCCTAGAGCACTGCAAGATAGCTCTAGCTTAGGACTGGCCCTTGATAAAGAATTCTTTGGGCAAGAGCTGCCAGGTAAACTTCGAATTGGTGTGAGTGGTTGCCCTAATTGCTGTATTGAACCCTTAGTCAAAGATATCGGCATGTATGGAACGGCCAAAGGTTACACTTTAGCCGTAGGCGGCAACTCAGGATTTTCAGCTCAAATTGCCACAGTCGTCGCAGAGAAAGTTCCTGCTGAAGAAATCTCTAGTATCATACAATCCATACTAACGTTCTACCGACAACACGGCAAAACCAAAGAACGCCTAGGACAACTCATTACACGTATTGGCTGGGAGCAATTCATCAATGAAACAATACCCAGTCAATATAAGAAAAGACTTGACTTGTGA
- a CDS encoding HD domain-containing phosphohydrolase, with the protein MSLARKISTMTLGLLILLQPTWGFANRNDTYRAFGDNAHPPLVFVNEMGQQDGYDVDFIHLLENEGAGTFDIMLLDWDNAKANVAQGKGDILIGVVNTPEREKLFDFTEPYLETRLVIFTMRSNFLIRSANDLVNNRVGVQRGDLGEDFLKGHLPNLHLHRYTNQKDALKALAEGELDAVVGSYFIGMYWINQQNLYSNIKVVGTPLAVNAYSLGVPKGNTALLSSLNTGIDHLKKTGKLKQLQDKWFGENYFQREILGNPRLMKFITWGVFGAIVLIGIGLLFVYSLRRKVEVATSRLREANQELVHAYDVTIRAFFSALEKRESGTANHSLAVNNIALEIGREMKLSENELLYLHWGTLLHDIGKLAISDDILLKEGNLTAEEYEKIKQHPIIGYEILQGAEYLREAARIALYHQERFDGKGYPNGLKGDAIPLLARICSVADAFEAMISDRPYRKGRPYEEAMAELVRNSGSQFDPQVVHAFLQINHSVQESVMLYEKFDSEIEGV; encoded by the coding sequence GTGTCATTAGCAAGGAAGATAAGTACCATGACGCTAGGATTATTAATTTTGCTCCAACCTACCTGGGGATTTGCGAATCGAAATGATACATACAGAGCCTTCGGCGATAATGCACATCCTCCTTTGGTATTTGTTAATGAGATGGGACAGCAAGATGGTTATGATGTTGATTTTATCCATCTATTAGAAAATGAGGGCGCAGGCACCTTTGATATTATGTTACTAGATTGGGACAATGCCAAAGCGAATGTGGCGCAAGGCAAGGGTGACATATTAATTGGTGTTGTGAATACGCCAGAACGAGAAAAACTATTTGATTTCACCGAGCCATACTTGGAAACTCGACTCGTTATTTTTACAATGCGAAGTAATTTCCTGATCCGATCTGCAAATGATTTAGTGAATAACCGGGTTGGAGTACAGCGTGGAGATTTAGGCGAGGATTTCTTGAAAGGCCATCTTCCTAATCTGCACTTGCATCGGTATACAAACCAAAAAGATGCATTGAAGGCACTAGCAGAGGGTGAGTTAGATGCTGTTGTAGGTAGTTACTTTATAGGTATGTACTGGATTAATCAACAAAATTTATATAGTAATATTAAGGTTGTTGGAACCCCGCTAGCTGTCAATGCTTATTCATTAGGCGTTCCAAAAGGAAATACTGCCCTACTATCAAGCTTAAATACTGGAATTGATCATTTAAAAAAAACAGGTAAACTCAAGCAATTGCAGGATAAATGGTTTGGTGAAAATTATTTTCAACGAGAAATTCTTGGTAATCCTCGTCTTATGAAATTTATTACGTGGGGTGTTTTCGGAGCAATTGTTTTGATTGGTATAGGTCTACTTTTTGTTTATTCTTTACGCCGAAAAGTAGAAGTTGCCACGAGTCGTTTAAGGGAGGCGAATCAGGAGCTAGTTCATGCTTATGATGTTACTATTCGCGCCTTTTTTAGTGCACTAGAAAAAAGGGAAAGCGGTACTGCGAATCATTCTCTAGCTGTCAATAATATTGCCTTAGAGATTGGGCGAGAGATGAAGCTTTCTGAAAACGAACTTTTATATCTTCATTGGGGAACATTGCTTCACGACATTGGTAAGTTAGCGATTAGTGATGATATTTTACTTAAGGAAGGAAATTTAACAGCAGAAGAATATGAAAAGATAAAGCAGCATCCGATCATTGGATATGAAATTTTGCAAGGCGCCGAATATTTGCGAGAAGCAGCTCGGATTGCCTTATATCATCAAGAACGGTTTGATGGTAAAGGGTATCCTAATGGCTTGAAGGGTGATGCGATTCCCTTATTGGCAAGGATATGCTCTGTTGCCGATGCATTCGAAGCTATGATTAGTGATAGACCCTATCGTAAGGGCCGGCCGTACGAAGAGGCTATGGCTGAATTAGTAAGAAATAGTGGATCTCAATTTGATCCTCAGGTAGTTCATGCCTTTTTACAAATAAACCACAGTGTACAAGAGAGCGTAATGTTGTATGAAAAGTTTGATAGCGAGATCGAGGGGGTTTAG
- a CDS encoding heme NO-binding domain-containing protein → MVIKGTVVATWVGTARNMWGTELVGKAMQSAGWAKDRIVGPTEDIEDSEVRKFIGTLATSSGKSEDEIWLTIGKDNVRAFLDAYPAFFQQENLYSFLRSMYDVHVVVVKRIPGANPPEILIEPISEYEAIFSYRSKRGMFGYLNGLLVGAAEHFKEEIKTEVLEKSTGHVKIKICFESPITQHETYRFNNLLSFGFIKSLPVKIGVAATLLTVVVDAIIAMMGASIPLWSAIISGGLAAFASALLLKPFTSIQKEIGNIQERKYFIETKLHTNDQFEDLMQGLSLYKKRLKREFVGFKGTGDEMNRFADLFNTLADKMSETSHSISGVVYDVATAASNQAVETTEAVGILSGNLDTLKKFVVEQNRNKVQLEAAVSEINHGFGEVQASGAKLEHSLEKFAEVKKSAGNLQLQATKITEITGMVAAIAGQTNLLALNAAIEAARAGEQGRGFAVVAEEVRKLAEQSHQHSDSITSDLKVLMDIISGVVAMIEEEYDVLAVESHQLNEVVASNSRHVGNVQNVATNIVDMIGKLEHEMTGLGQVYGKIESLAAISEENSAASEEVSASVQVYNDKLQDMMSKIGEFKVVIQHFSEDVNQYRT, encoded by the coding sequence ATGGTTATTAAAGGGACAGTTGTTGCTACATGGGTTGGCACTGCAAGAAATATGTGGGGTACGGAATTAGTTGGTAAGGCCATGCAAAGTGCAGGATGGGCAAAGGACCGGATTGTAGGGCCTACTGAAGATATTGAAGATAGTGAGGTTCGAAAGTTCATTGGGACTTTAGCCACATCTTCAGGAAAATCAGAGGATGAAATATGGTTAACAATTGGTAAGGACAATGTGAGAGCGTTCTTAGATGCCTATCCGGCATTTTTTCAGCAAGAAAACTTATATTCTTTTCTACGATCTATGTATGATGTACATGTTGTAGTGGTAAAGCGAATACCTGGTGCTAACCCACCAGAAATCTTAATTGAGCCGATTTCTGAATATGAGGCCATTTTTAGTTATCGCTCCAAGAGGGGAATGTTTGGGTATCTTAATGGTCTTCTTGTCGGAGCTGCAGAGCATTTCAAAGAAGAGATCAAAACAGAAGTGCTTGAAAAGTCTACCGGTCATGTCAAAATAAAAATTTGCTTTGAAAGTCCGATTACTCAACATGAAACATACCGTTTTAACAACCTATTATCCTTTGGATTTATCAAAAGCTTACCAGTTAAAATCGGTGTGGCCGCGACCTTGTTAACGGTTGTGGTCGATGCCATAATAGCTATGATGGGGGCATCGATTCCTCTGTGGTCGGCAATTATTAGCGGTGGGCTCGCAGCTTTTGCATCTGCTCTGCTTTTAAAACCGTTTACTTCGATTCAAAAAGAGATTGGGAACATACAAGAACGAAAGTACTTCATTGAAACAAAACTACATACAAATGATCAATTCGAAGATCTGATGCAAGGGCTTTCCTTGTATAAGAAACGTTTGAAACGGGAATTTGTAGGATTTAAAGGCACTGGAGATGAAATGAACCGCTTTGCGGATCTTTTCAACACCTTAGCTGATAAAATGTCAGAGACGTCTCATAGTATTTCCGGTGTTGTCTATGATGTGGCAACAGCGGCTAGCAATCAGGCCGTGGAAACAACAGAGGCAGTTGGCATTTTAAGTGGCAATTTAGATACATTGAAGAAGTTTGTTGTGGAGCAAAATCGTAATAAAGTACAACTCGAGGCAGCAGTATCGGAAATCAATCATGGTTTCGGGGAAGTACAGGCATCTGGTGCTAAATTAGAACATAGTTTAGAAAAATTTGCCGAGGTAAAGAAGTCGGCGGGAAATCTTCAATTACAAGCTACGAAGATTACGGAAATTACGGGCATGGTAGCTGCGATTGCTGGTCAGACCAATTTATTGGCACTAAATGCAGCCATTGAGGCAGCAAGGGCAGGAGAGCAGGGAAGAGGCTTTGCTGTTGTAGCAGAAGAAGTACGCAAATTAGCGGAACAGTCTCATCAACATTCCGATAGTATTACTAGTGATTTAAAGGTACTAATGGATATTATTAGCGGTGTTGTAGCTATGATTGAAGAAGAATATGATGTATTGGCAGTAGAAAGTCATCAACTGAATGAAGTCGTGGCAAGCAATAGTCGTCACGTAGGTAATGTCCAGAATGTAGCTACGAATATTGTAGATATGATTGGAAAGTTAGAACATGAGATGACAGGGCTTGGACAGGTATATGGAAAGATTGAATCCTTAGCAGCTATTTCAGAAGAAAATTCTGCTGCGAGTGAGGAAGTCAGTGCATCGGTTCAGGTATACAATGATAAATTGCAAGATATGATGAGTAAAATTGGTGAATTTAAAGTGGTTATTCAGCATTTTAGCGAAGACGTAAATCAATATCGTACTTGA